A window from uncultured Desulfobacter sp. encodes these proteins:
- a CDS encoding ISAs1 family transposase — protein MTSSNITLISEFSKINDPRLDRQKLHNLIDIFAITVCAVICGASTWNEIEQYGQSKYDWLKTFLELPNGIPSHDTIRRIFIIIDPEEFRTAFIDWVASIRPLLPETVIAVDGKTLRRSHDKTNGKSAIHVVSAWASDANLVLGQIKTDEKSNEITAIPDLLDLLDISGTTVTIDAMGCQKKIAEKIIDKGADYALALKKNHGDLYDDVELFFHSVKKAKPKEIPRSYFDSVEGDHGRVEIRRHWVISDIDWIEDKPLWKGLQSIGMVERERHIKDNISCETSYYLLSQNLDAEEFAKRVRAHWGIENKLHWVLDVSFREDECRKRVGNAAENFAIVRHIATNLLKQENSMKKSMNVKRLQAGWDNSYLMKVLGVNTI, from the coding sequence ATGACCTCCTCAAATATTACGCTGATCTCAGAGTTCTCAAAGATAAATGACCCTCGATTGGATAGGCAGAAGTTGCATAATCTAATCGATATATTCGCAATTACAGTCTGCGCTGTGATTTGCGGTGCAAGTACATGGAACGAAATTGAACAATATGGCCAGTCCAAATATGATTGGTTAAAAACGTTTTTGGAGTTGCCCAATGGAATTCCATCGCATGATACAATCAGAAGGATTTTTATAATCATTGATCCGGAAGAATTTCGGACAGCTTTCATTGATTGGGTTGCCTCTATACGTCCGCTACTGCCGGAAACTGTTATCGCCGTAGATGGTAAAACATTAAGACGATCACATGACAAAACGAATGGTAAATCCGCAATTCATGTGGTAAGTGCCTGGGCATCAGATGCAAACCTGGTACTGGGGCAGATAAAAACGGATGAAAAATCAAATGAAATCACAGCAATTCCGGATTTACTTGATCTGCTGGATATTTCAGGGACTACTGTCACCATAGATGCCATGGGATGCCAGAAAAAAATTGCCGAAAAAATAATCGATAAGGGTGCGGATTATGCTTTGGCTCTGAAGAAAAACCACGGAGATCTATACGACGACGTCGAACTCTTCTTTCATAGCGTCAAAAAAGCTAAACCTAAGGAAATCCCGAGAAGTTATTTTGACAGCGTTGAAGGTGACCATGGTCGCGTTGAAATAAGGCGTCATTGGGTTATCTCAGATATTGACTGGATAGAGGACAAACCACTTTGGAAGGGACTTCAAAGTATCGGAATGGTTGAAAGAGAACGTCACATAAAAGATAACATCTCATGTGAGACCAGCTATTATCTGCTCAGCCAAAATTTGGATGCAGAAGAGTTTGCAAAAAGAGTTCGAGCTCACTGGGGAATCGAAAATAAATTGCATTGGGTGCTTGATGTTTCGTTCAGAGAAGATGAGTGTAGAAAACGAGTCGGTAATGCCGCTGAAAATTTTGCAATAGTGCGCCATATTGCTACGAACTTACTTAAGCAGGAAAACAGTATGAAAAAGAGCATGAATGTCAAACGCCTGCAAGCAGGATGGGACAATTCTTATCTCATGAAAGTGCTTGGAGTCAATACTATTTAA
- a CDS encoding CHC2 zinc finger domain-containing protein has protein sequence MAHRFSSRELFELRNNIPVDMLIRDHLQIPSKIRDGYFRFLCPLCNEFQTAVNSTTNLARCFRCEKNFNTIDLVMKIKGYGFRDSVLFLKQINTAHQVPASKIAALVAAIGKPMPGGQ, from the coding sequence TGAACTGAGGAACAATATCCCTGTGGATATGCTGATCAGGGATCATTTACAGATTCCATCTAAAATCAGGGATGGCTATTTCCGTTTTCTATGCCCTCTGTGCAATGAATTTCAAACGGCTGTAAATTCAACCACGAACCTGGCCAGGTGCTTCCGGTGCGAAAAAAACTTTAACACCATCGACCTTGTCATGAAAATCAAGGGATATGGATTCCGGGACAGCGTCCTGTTTTTGAAGCAGATAAATACTGCCCACCAGGTTCCGGCATCAAAGATAGCTGCCTTGGTCGCTGCAATCGGCAAACCCATGCCGGGAGGGCAATGA
- a CDS encoding DNA methylase → MKRLAKLETLIARNQECFSKIGKALKEIRDNRLYKQALFESFETYTRARWDMGKSHAYRLIKFYEVIYNLSPIGDRLPANESQARPLTQLDSIEQRQLWKEIIESGMELTARNIKKFIDSRKTASVTKPDLTDQISNEYMAVVKAMLEQVRVAQHDHWQQTSRPAALLWHRVIHEKIVSTGADNG, encoded by the coding sequence ATGAAACGGTTGGCCAAGCTTGAAACCCTGATTGCCCGGAATCAGGAGTGTTTTTCCAAAATCGGCAAGGCCTTGAAAGAAATTCGTGACAATCGTTTGTATAAGCAGGCTCTGTTTGAATCATTCGAAACATATACCAGGGCGCGATGGGATATGGGAAAATCCCATGCTTACCGCCTGATCAAATTTTATGAAGTCATCTATAATCTGTCCCCAATTGGGGACAGATTACCGGCCAACGAATCCCAGGCACGGCCTCTTACTCAACTGGATTCCATAGAACAGCGCCAACTTTGGAAGGAGATTATAGAAAGCGGCATGGAGTTAACCGCGCGTAACATCAAAAAATTTATCGACTCCCGAAAAACGGCATCGGTAACCAAACCGGATCTGACGGATCAAATTTCGAATGAATACATGGCTGTTGTAAAGGCAATGCTTGAACAGGTCCGTGTGGCACAGCATGATCATTGGCAGCAGACCTCTCGCCCGGCTGCATTGTTGTGGCATCGGGTCATACACGAAAAGATTGTATCAACGGGGGCAGATAATGGATGA